From Cellulosimicrobium sp. ES-005, one genomic window encodes:
- a CDS encoding ATP-binding cassette domain-containing protein translates to MVDPTPLPPVAPAGVPGAVPGPVTGPVPGTQPGPPTPPDPTAALSLRGLWKRFGEKIAVAGIDLDVPAGSFYGLVGPNGAGKTTTLSMATGLLRPDAGSAHVHGTDLWADPVAGKRQLGVLPDGVRLFDRLTGAQLVTYAGLLRGMDRDTVAERTAELLAALDLAKDATTFVVDYSAGMTKKIALATALIHAPRTLVLDEPFEAVDPVSAANIRDILAGYVASGGTVVVSSHVMDLVQRMCDHVAVVAGGHVLAAGTVDAVRGDQSLEDRFVDLVGGRQSTEGLAWLRSS, encoded by the coding sequence ATGGTCGATCCCACGCCCCTACCACCCGTCGCCCCGGCCGGCGTGCCCGGCGCCGTGCCCGGACCGGTGACCGGGCCCGTCCCCGGGACGCAGCCCGGCCCCCCCACGCCGCCCGACCCGACCGCCGCGCTCTCCCTGCGCGGGCTCTGGAAGCGGTTCGGCGAGAAGATCGCGGTCGCCGGCATCGACCTGGACGTCCCCGCGGGCTCCTTCTACGGGCTCGTCGGGCCCAACGGCGCCGGCAAGACGACGACGCTCTCCATGGCGACCGGGCTCCTGCGCCCCGACGCGGGCTCCGCGCACGTGCACGGCACCGACCTCTGGGCCGACCCGGTCGCGGGCAAGCGGCAGCTCGGCGTCCTGCCCGACGGGGTCCGGCTCTTCGACCGGCTCACCGGTGCGCAGCTCGTCACGTACGCGGGCCTGCTGCGCGGCATGGACCGGGACACGGTGGCCGAGCGCACGGCGGAGCTCCTCGCCGCGCTCGACCTCGCGAAGGACGCCACGACGTTCGTCGTCGACTACTCGGCCGGCATGACCAAGAAGATCGCGCTCGCGACCGCGCTCATCCACGCCCCCCGCACGCTCGTCCTCGACGAGCCGTTCGAGGCCGTCGACCCGGTCTCGGCCGCCAACATCCGCGACATCCTCGCGGGCTACGTCGCCAGCGGCGGGACCGTCGTCGTGTCCTCGCACGTCATGGACCTGGTGCAGCGCATGTGCGACCACGTCGCCGTCGTCGCGGGCGGCCACGTCCTCGCGGCGGGCACGGTCGACGCGGTGCGCGGCGACCAGAGCCTCGAGGACCGGTTCGTCGACCTCGTCGGCGGGCGGCAGAGCACGGAGGGCCTCGCGTGGTTGCGCAGTTCGTAA
- the ychF gene encoding redox-regulated ATPase YchF: MALTIGIVGLPNVGKSTLFNALTRNQVLAANYPFATIDPNVGVVSLPDPRLDKLAEIFGSQRILPATVSFVDIAGIVKGASEGEGLGNKFLANIREADAICQVTRAFADPDVVRVEGSTDAEGDIETISTELILADLQTLEKTVPRLEKEVKIKKGDAALLDAAQKAQAILEAGTTLFQGAAAAGLDLADVASLQLLTAKPFIYVFNTDDAGLADDDLQDRLRALVAPAQAIFLDAKFESELVELEPDEAKEMLAESGQDEAGLDQLARVGFDTLGLQTYLTAGPKEARAWTIRKGWTAPQAAGVIHTDFERGFIKAEVVSFDDLVATGSVAAARAAGKARVEGKDYVMVDGDVVEFRFNV, translated from the coding sequence GTGGCACTCACTATCGGCATCGTCGGCCTGCCCAACGTCGGCAAGTCCACCCTGTTCAACGCCCTGACGCGCAACCAGGTCCTCGCGGCGAACTACCCGTTCGCGACGATCGACCCGAACGTCGGCGTCGTCTCGCTCCCCGATCCGCGGCTCGACAAGCTCGCCGAGATCTTCGGCAGCCAGCGCATCCTGCCCGCGACCGTGTCGTTCGTCGACATCGCCGGGATCGTCAAGGGCGCGAGCGAGGGGGAGGGGCTCGGCAACAAGTTCCTCGCCAACATCCGCGAGGCCGACGCGATCTGCCAGGTGACCCGCGCTTTCGCCGACCCGGACGTCGTCCGCGTCGAGGGCTCGACGGACGCCGAGGGCGACATCGAGACCATCAGCACCGAGCTGATCCTGGCCGACCTCCAGACGCTCGAGAAGACGGTCCCTCGCCTCGAGAAGGAGGTGAAGATCAAGAAGGGCGACGCCGCCCTCCTCGACGCCGCGCAGAAGGCACAGGCCATCCTCGAGGCCGGCACGACGCTCTTCCAGGGCGCGGCCGCCGCCGGGCTCGACCTCGCCGACGTCGCGAGCCTCCAGCTCCTCACGGCCAAGCCGTTCATCTACGTCTTCAACACCGACGACGCCGGTCTCGCGGACGACGACCTCCAGGACCGCCTGCGCGCGCTCGTCGCACCCGCCCAGGCGATCTTCCTCGACGCGAAGTTCGAGTCCGAGCTCGTCGAGCTCGAGCCGGACGAGGCGAAGGAGATGCTCGCCGAGTCGGGGCAGGACGAGGCCGGGCTCGACCAGCTCGCGCGCGTCGGGTTCGACACCCTCGGGCTGCAGACCTACCTCACCGCAGGCCCCAAGGAGGCGCGAGCCTGGACCATCCGCAAGGGCTGGACCGCGCCGCAGGCCGCGGGCGTCATCCACACCGACTTCGAGCGCGGCTTCATCAAGGCCGAGGTCGTCTCGTTCGACGACCTCGTCGCGACGGGGTCCGTCGCCGCCGCGCGCGCCGCGGGCAAGGCGCGCGTCGAGGGCAAGGACTACGTCATGGTCGACGGAGACGTCGTGGAGTTCCGCTTCAACGTCTGA
- a CDS encoding DUF1330 domain-containing protein: MPKGYWVSVYRAISDRERLTRYNGLAGLAVRAGGGRVLSNFGRVVAHEAGIAERVVLIEFDSFGQATRGLRERDVPGRAGGPPSRLPARLPYRRRHRLTG; this comes from the coding sequence ATGCCCAAGGGTTACTGGGTCAGCGTCTACCGCGCCATCTCCGACCGTGAACGGCTGACTCGCTACAACGGGCTGGCTGGTCTGGCCGTCCGGGCCGGAGGCGGGCGCGTCCTGTCGAACTTCGGTCGAGTCGTCGCCCACGAGGCCGGAATCGCCGAACGCGTCGTCCTGATCGAGTTCGACAGCTTCGGACAGGCGACCCGCGGCCTACGAGAGCGAGACGTACCAGGACGCGCTGGCGGCCCTCCCTCCAGGCTTCCAGCGCGACTTCCGTATCGTCGAAGGCATCGGCTGACCGGGTGA
- a CDS encoding MFS transporter, whose product MHLLLTLVARYAQTPPGAGYGFALTPFVAGMVVVPFSALGFVAGKVTPRLRRRVADPVLLAGSALVVCGGFALFGAARSDPAELFAAMGVLGLGVGGFSAAMPGVILAVTPRSETSSAMSVNYVVRSIGYSLGSALGGLVLSVGTDPGALVPEENAYTTAALVGIGIMVVTTLTCLALARRRPSAPARLPDPPLSTPERPCPRVTGSASTAPSPTVNG is encoded by the coding sequence ATGCACCTCCTGCTCACCCTCGTCGCCCGGTACGCGCAGACGCCGCCCGGTGCCGGCTACGGCTTCGCGCTGACGCCCTTCGTCGCCGGGATGGTCGTCGTCCCGTTCTCGGCACTGGGGTTCGTCGCGGGCAAGGTCACCCCCCGGCTCCGGAGGCGGGTCGCCGACCCCGTTCTCCTGGCCGGCAGCGCCCTCGTCGTCTGCGGCGGGTTCGCCCTGTTCGGGGCCGCCCGGTCGGACCCGGCCGAGCTGTTCGCAGCCATGGGGGTGCTCGGCCTCGGCGTCGGCGGATTCTCGGCCGCGATGCCGGGCGTCATCCTGGCTGTCACGCCTCGCAGCGAGACGTCCAGCGCCATGAGCGTCAACTACGTCGTCCGCAGCATCGGATACTCCCTGGGCAGCGCCCTCGGCGGCCTGGTCCTCAGCGTGGGCACCGACCCCGGCGCTCTCGTCCCCGAGGAGAACGCCTACACCACCGCGGCACTGGTCGGCATCGGCATCATGGTGGTCACCACGCTGACCTGCCTCGCTCTCGCACGCCGACGCCCGTCCGCACCTGCTCGTCTGCCAGATCCACCTCTCTCCACACCGGAGCGTCCATGCCCAAGGGTTACTGGGTCAGCGTCTACCGCGCCATCTCCGACCGTGAACGGCTGA
- a CDS encoding carboxymuconolactone decarboxylase family protein: MTSTTPLATPRMSNPATLLDGASGAIFALMKAARQTDLPHSTLELVHLRVSQINGCSVCVDSGVRSAKQAGETDERLHAVVAWRETPYFTDEERAALALAESVTRLADRPDPVPDDVWDEAASFFDERQLAALVLYVATTNLFNRLNATTRQLAGASWG, translated from the coding sequence ATGACCTCGACGACCCCCCTCGCGACACCCCGGATGTCGAACCCGGCCACGCTCCTCGACGGCGCCTCGGGTGCGATCTTCGCGCTCATGAAGGCAGCCCGCCAGACGGACCTGCCGCACTCGACGCTCGAGCTGGTGCACCTCCGGGTCAGTCAGATCAACGGTTGCAGCGTCTGCGTCGACTCGGGCGTGCGGTCGGCGAAGCAGGCGGGCGAGACCGACGAGCGCCTCCACGCGGTGGTCGCGTGGCGCGAGACGCCGTACTTCACCGACGAGGAGCGCGCCGCGCTCGCGCTGGCGGAGAGCGTCACCCGGCTGGCCGACCGCCCGGACCCCGTCCCGGACGACGTGTGGGACGAGGCGGCGAGCTTCTTCGACGAGCGCCAGCTGGCGGCCCTGGTCCTCTACGTCGCGACGACCAACCTGTTCAACCGGCTCAACGCCACGACGCGTCAGCTCGCCGGCGCTTCCTGGGGCTGA
- a CDS encoding DUF1801 domain-containing protein — MEEIKWRKPSKPEGVPTRVCQGNVCMADLLKRAVRLTFPAGARLDDPARLFNARLDGATVRAIDLVEDAEIDDDALRELVRRAVAENRRG, encoded by the coding sequence GTGGAGGAGATCAAGTGGCGCAAGCCCTCGAAGCCGGAGGGCGTCCCCACGCGGGTGTGCCAGGGGAACGTCTGCATGGCGGACCTCCTGAAGCGAGCCGTGCGGCTGACCTTTCCCGCGGGGGCCCGGCTGGACGACCCGGCTCGCCTCTTCAACGCCCGGCTGGACGGCGCCACGGTCCGGGCGATCGACCTCGTCGAGGACGCGGAGATCGACGACGACGCGCTCCGCGAGCTCGTGCGCCGCGCGGTCGCCGAGAACCGGCGAGGGTGA
- a CDS encoding transcriptional regulator: MTHPRHRLDDLIHSPVRLSVMAALRAADAVHFGLLRDTLEVSDSLLSKHLAALESAGYIEVTKGYAGRRPRTWYSLSSEGRAAFDAYVVALREIVDASDPSDPLPRSPA; encoded by the coding sequence GTGACGCACCCGCGTCATCGCCTCGACGACCTCATCCACTCGCCGGTCCGGCTCTCGGTCATGGCCGCGCTCCGCGCCGCGGACGCCGTCCACTTCGGGCTGCTCCGGGACACGCTGGAGGTCAGCGACTCCCTGCTGTCCAAGCACCTCGCCGCGCTGGAGTCGGCCGGCTACATCGAGGTCACGAAGGGCTATGCCGGACGTCGGCCCCGCACGTGGTACTCCCTCTCGTCGGAGGGCCGGGCCGCGTTCGACGCGTACGTCGTGGCGCTGCGCGAGATCGTCGACGCGTCCGACCCCTCGGACCCGCTTCCTCGTTCCCCGGCGTGA
- a CDS encoding ABC transporter family substrate-binding protein: MKIRRTSAALAVTVTGALLFSACSGTSGDGNTETDDSGINTESAVTVAWEAPLNELNLSSANGNATQNAVINYMLNAGFNYYDADLNLVQDESFGTYKKVSDDPLTIEYTVGDDTKWSDGTPFDATDILLEWAGSGTNLNTVQAETDEEGNVTNQDAVDAGVYFDGSSPGVALIQDTPTISDDGKTITMVYSKPFGDWELNFTNQFVPAHVVGQKALGIEDAQEAKDAVRDAIVNNDVAALSKISAFWNSGFEFVKMPDDPALTVSTGPYTLDAYEENQFLTLKANPDFAGQNKASIDTVTVRYIDDPMAQVQALQNGEVDLIGPQASADVRTALEALDGIETRSGIEGTYEHVDLVFQNGGPFDPATYGGDAEKAKAVRQAFLLTIPRQTIVDNLIKPLNPDAEVRNSNILIPGSPNYDQMVAENGSAEYPNEGDIAKAQQLLADAGVATPINVRFAYNNENTRRVNELALITDTATQAGFTIVDTGRPAAEWGTLLQSGQDQYDASLFGWQSTSTAVTESDANFRWSPTPGINNYGQYNNPAVDAALDKLQVSTDPEEQFQLQLEVEKNLWADAFGVTIFQFPAIQGWNDGLKGVEPITISPTIFHGFWNWSFEG, translated from the coding sequence TTGAAGATCAGGCGCACGAGTGCCGCCCTTGCGGTGACGGTCACCGGGGCACTGCTGTTCTCGGCGTGCAGCGGCACGTCGGGTGACGGCAACACCGAGACCGACGACTCCGGCATCAACACCGAGTCCGCCGTCACCGTCGCGTGGGAGGCGCCCCTCAACGAGCTCAACCTGAGCTCCGCGAACGGCAACGCGACGCAGAACGCGGTCATCAACTACATGCTCAACGCGGGCTTCAACTACTACGACGCCGACCTGAACCTCGTCCAGGACGAGTCGTTCGGCACGTACAAGAAGGTGTCCGACGACCCGCTGACGATCGAGTACACCGTCGGGGACGACACGAAGTGGTCTGACGGCACCCCGTTCGACGCGACCGACATCCTCCTCGAGTGGGCCGGTTCCGGGACCAACCTCAACACGGTCCAGGCGGAGACCGACGAAGAGGGCAACGTCACCAACCAGGACGCGGTGGACGCCGGTGTCTACTTCGACGGCAGCTCGCCGGGCGTGGCGCTCATCCAGGACACCCCGACGATCAGCGACGACGGCAAGACCATCACGATGGTCTACTCGAAGCCGTTCGGTGACTGGGAGCTGAACTTCACCAACCAGTTCGTCCCCGCGCACGTCGTCGGCCAGAAGGCCCTCGGCATCGAGGACGCGCAGGAGGCCAAGGACGCCGTCCGCGACGCCATCGTCAACAACGACGTCGCCGCGCTGTCGAAGATCTCGGCGTTCTGGAACTCGGGCTTCGAGTTCGTCAAGATGCCGGACGACCCGGCGCTGACGGTCTCGACGGGCCCGTACACGCTCGACGCGTACGAGGAGAACCAGTTCCTCACGCTCAAGGCGAACCCCGACTTCGCGGGCCAGAACAAGGCCTCGATCGACACGGTCACGGTCCGCTACATCGACGACCCGATGGCCCAGGTCCAGGCGCTGCAGAACGGTGAGGTCGACCTCATCGGCCCGCAGGCGTCCGCCGACGTCCGCACGGCGCTCGAGGCGCTCGACGGCATCGAGACCCGCTCGGGCATCGAGGGCACGTACGAGCACGTCGACCTGGTCTTCCAGAACGGCGGTCCGTTCGACCCGGCGACCTACGGTGGCGACGCGGAGAAGGCCAAGGCCGTCCGCCAGGCGTTCCTGCTGACGATCCCGCGCCAGACGATCGTCGACAACCTCATCAAGCCGCTCAACCCGGACGCCGAGGTGCGCAACTCGAACATCCTCATCCCCGGCTCGCCGAACTACGACCAGATGGTCGCGGAGAACGGCTCGGCGGAGTACCCGAACGAGGGTGACATCGCCAAGGCGCAGCAGCTGCTCGCCGACGCGGGCGTCGCGACGCCGATCAACGTGCGCTTCGCCTACAACAACGAGAACACGCGCCGTGTGAACGAGCTCGCGCTCATCACGGACACCGCCACCCAGGCCGGGTTCACGATCGTCGACACGGGCCGCCCGGCCGCTGAGTGGGGCACGCTGCTCCAGTCTGGCCAGGACCAGTACGACGCCTCGCTCTTCGGCTGGCAGTCGACCTCGACCGCCGTCACCGAGTCGGACGCCAACTTCCGCTGGTCGCCGACGCCGGGCATCAACAACTACGGCCAGTACAACAACCCGGCCGTGGACGCCGCGCTGGACAAGCTCCAGGTCTCGACCGACCCCGAGGAGCAGTTCCAGCTCCAGCTCGAGGTCGAGAAGAACCTGTGGGCGGACGCCTTCGGTGTGACGATCTTCCAGTTCCCGGCCATCCAGGGCTGGAACGACGGCCTGAAGGGTGTCGAGCCGATCACGATCAGCCCGACCATCTTCCACGGCTTCTGGAACTGGTCGTTCGAGGGCTGA
- a CDS encoding ABC transporter permease gives MFSFISRRVLAGLATLLVSTFAMFLLVSAAIRPYIFMDLEGSTNPNKAQLIEQRTIDLDLHTNVVIRYFKWLGDFVQGDLGVAWRSGQQVTALLQGAVISTIQLVAAATVLAVVFGVMVGIVSALRQYSTFDYLTIFVSFVLYSLPAFWVAVLLKQWGAIGFNDFLRDPNLSILAIAVVGVIIGLLWSLAFGGTARRRATVFGMGFAASALALLYLQLSGWWAEPNLGPVIIVVTGTALAFAITALVSGLQNRRALYAALTTVVVGVVVYFPIQSVLRQVDNWWLVLVLAVVTVAVGIGIGFAWGGPDKGVSARAAAITAFLVGSMIFVDKVMSVWPAYFAAPAINGRPIPTIGNSTPNLGGNFWVQVLDQYTHLLLPTIALVLIQFAGYTRYSRASMLEVMSQDYIRTARAKGLPERTVVMRHGFRNTLIPLATIVPIDVITLLGGAIITEKVFGRPGMGLLFLNSLQRGEIDPVMAYLVIVAALAIIANIVADLIYAALDPRIRVNA, from the coding sequence ATGTTCTCCTTCATCTCGCGGCGTGTGCTGGCAGGGTTGGCGACCCTCCTCGTGTCCACGTTCGCGATGTTCCTGCTCGTCAGCGCCGCGATCCGGCCGTACATCTTCATGGATCTCGAGGGCAGCACCAACCCCAACAAGGCGCAGCTGATCGAACAGCGCACGATCGACCTCGACCTGCACACGAACGTCGTCATCCGCTACTTCAAGTGGCTCGGCGACTTCGTGCAGGGGGATCTCGGCGTCGCGTGGCGCTCCGGCCAGCAGGTCACGGCCCTGCTCCAGGGCGCCGTGATCTCGACCATCCAGCTCGTCGCCGCAGCAACGGTGCTCGCGGTCGTCTTCGGCGTCATGGTCGGCATCGTCAGCGCGCTGCGTCAGTACAGCACCTTCGACTACCTGACGATCTTCGTCTCGTTCGTCCTGTACTCGCTCCCGGCCTTCTGGGTCGCCGTCCTGCTCAAGCAGTGGGGCGCGATCGGCTTCAACGACTTCCTCCGGGACCCCAACCTCTCGATCCTCGCGATCGCCGTGGTCGGCGTGATCATCGGTCTGCTGTGGTCGCTCGCGTTCGGGGGGACCGCACGACGCCGTGCGACGGTCTTCGGCATGGGCTTCGCCGCGAGCGCGCTCGCGCTGCTCTACCTCCAGCTCTCGGGCTGGTGGGCCGAGCCGAACCTCGGTCCCGTGATCATCGTCGTCACCGGCACCGCCCTCGCGTTCGCGATCACCGCGCTCGTCTCGGGCCTGCAGAACCGTCGCGCGCTCTACGCCGCTCTCACCACGGTCGTCGTCGGGGTCGTCGTCTACTTCCCGATCCAGTCCGTGCTCCGCCAGGTCGACAACTGGTGGCTCGTCCTCGTCCTCGCCGTCGTCACGGTCGCCGTCGGCATCGGGATCGGGTTCGCGTGGGGCGGCCCGGACAAGGGCGTGTCGGCGCGTGCTGCGGCGATCACGGCGTTCCTCGTGGGGTCGATGATCTTCGTCGACAAGGTGATGTCCGTGTGGCCCGCCTACTTCGCCGCCCCGGCGATCAACGGCCGTCCCATCCCGACGATCGGCAACAGCACGCCGAACCTCGGCGGCAACTTCTGGGTGCAGGTCCTGGACCAGTACACGCACCTGCTGCTCCCGACGATCGCGCTCGTGCTCATCCAGTTCGCCGGCTACACGCGGTACTCGCGCGCGAGCATGCTCGAGGTGATGAGCCAGGACTACATCCGCACGGCGCGCGCCAAGGGCCTGCCCGAGCGGACCGTCGTCATGCGGCACGGGTTCCGCAACACGCTCATCCCGCTCGCGACGATCGTCCCGATCGACGTCATCACGCTGCTGGGCGGCGCGATCATCACCGAGAAGGTCTTCGGCCGGCCCGGCATGGGCCTGCTCTTCCTGAACTCGCTGCAACGAGGCGAGATCGATCCCGTCATGGCCTATCTCGTCATCGTCGCGGCCCTCGCCATCATCGCCAACATCGTGGCTGACCTCATCTACGCAGCCCTCGACCCGCGGATCCGGGTGAACGCATGA
- a CDS encoding ABC transporter permease, with protein sequence MSNTPNDASQSGALENQIELLEVEGLSQGQIVRRRFFHHKGAVVALVVLVGIVLLAVTSIGVAGWNGWYAYKATGQGSTYPLVNGGAPSAEHIFGQDEAGRDVFARVMLGTQTSLLVVLSVGVISTVAGILFGALSGFFRGRVDSWLMRFTDLIITMPVIVIGAVLALLSGGSNPLILGAFLGLVLWPPLARLVRGEFLSLREREFVDAARVAGASSSRIIFKHMLPNAVGVIIVNVTLLMSSAILLETALSYLGVGIQNPATSLGKLISDYQEAFATRPWLFWWPGLFIVAIALCVNFIGDGLRDAFDPRQKRIPSERKMARAQRVARPTATATPGATGEAGAS encoded by the coding sequence ATGAGCAACACACCGAACGACGCGTCGCAGAGCGGCGCGCTCGAGAACCAGATCGAGCTGCTCGAGGTGGAGGGCCTGTCGCAGGGCCAGATCGTCCGGCGGCGCTTCTTCCACCACAAGGGCGCGGTCGTCGCGCTCGTCGTCCTCGTCGGCATCGTGCTGCTCGCGGTGACGTCGATCGGCGTCGCGGGCTGGAACGGCTGGTACGCCTACAAGGCGACCGGCCAGGGCTCGACGTACCCGCTCGTCAACGGCGGTGCGCCGTCGGCCGAGCACATCTTCGGCCAGGACGAGGCGGGCCGCGACGTGTTCGCGCGCGTCATGCTGGGTACCCAGACGTCGCTCCTCGTGGTGCTCTCCGTCGGCGTCATCTCGACCGTGGCGGGCATCCTCTTCGGGGCGCTCTCCGGGTTCTTCCGCGGCCGCGTGGACTCCTGGCTCATGCGGTTCACCGACCTCATCATCACGATGCCGGTCATCGTCATCGGCGCGGTGCTCGCCCTGCTCTCCGGGGGGAGCAACCCGCTCATCCTGGGTGCGTTCCTCGGTCTGGTGCTGTGGCCGCCGCTCGCGCGTCTGGTGCGCGGCGAGTTCCTCTCGCTGCGCGAGCGCGAGTTCGTCGACGCCGCGCGCGTCGCGGGGGCGAGCAGCAGCCGGATCATCTTCAAGCACATGCTGCCCAACGCCGTCGGCGTGATCATCGTCAACGTGACGCTGCTCATGAGCTCGGCGATCCTCCTGGAGACGGCGCTCAGCTACCTGGGCGTCGGCATCCAGAACCCGGCGACCTCGCTCGGCAAGCTCATCAGCGACTACCAGGAGGCGTTCGCGACGCGACCGTGGCTGTTCTGGTGGCCGGGCCTGTTCATCGTCGCGATCGCGCTGTGCGTCAACTTCATCGGCGACGGCCTGCGCGACGCGTTCGACCCGCGCCAGAAGCGCATCCCGTCGGAGCGCAAGATGGCCCGTGCGCAGCGCGTCGCACGTCCGACCGCCACCGCCACGCCGGGCGCGACCGGTGAGGCCGGGGCGAGCTGA
- a CDS encoding PH domain-containing protein, translating to MGPTLVFRSTYGRVLTVATGAVAVALGVSTALTGDVGAVVGALVPAALVTYLVWMLFWRPAVEVSDGGVEVRNVTRTVHVPWTAYEGVETRYSLEVRYTGGRVTAWAAPRSSGSARWLRSSRRHPVDRERVVTGANAETVAEAVTQRHGLLVAAGHLDRAVPGAPGARTMWHVVQLAVLCALVAGTVVVLTA from the coding sequence ATGGGTCCCACGCTGGTCTTCCGTTCGACGTACGGCCGAGTCCTCACGGTGGCGACGGGCGCCGTCGCCGTCGCGCTGGGCGTGAGCACGGCCCTGACGGGGGACGTCGGCGCGGTCGTGGGAGCTCTCGTGCCCGCCGCGCTCGTGACGTACCTCGTCTGGATGCTGTTCTGGCGTCCCGCCGTCGAGGTGTCCGACGGCGGGGTCGAGGTCCGCAACGTCACCCGCACCGTCCACGTGCCGTGGACCGCGTACGAGGGCGTCGAGACCCGCTACTCGCTCGAGGTGCGCTACACCGGCGGTCGCGTGACCGCCTGGGCGGCGCCCCGCTCGAGCGGGTCGGCCCGCTGGCTGCGCAGCTCTCGGAGGCACCCCGTGGACCGCGAGCGTGTGGTCACCGGCGCGAACGCCGAGACCGTCGCCGAGGCCGTGACGCAGCGGCACGGCCTGCTCGTGGCCGCCGGCCACCTCGACCGTGCGGTGCCGGGCGCACCCGGCGCGCGCACGATGTGGCACGTCGTGCAGCTCGCCGTTCTGTGCGCGCTCGTCGCGGGGACGGTCGTGGTGCTCACCGCCTGA